DNA sequence from the Gammaproteobacteria bacterium genome:
GGGCCAGCTTGGGTAACCGATGACATGTTGTGATACCAAGTCGGACGGGCTTCAAAATTTTCCCAGTCTGGAAACCAGCCGTAATCGGCTGGATAAATGTCAGTGGTGAGGCGCTGTTCAAACCCGTGTAACTGGTCGGGGCCACAAAAGTGCATTTTACCTGACAGCGCGGTGCGATAATCGCTGTTACGCAAGTAGTGGGCAAATGTTGGAATGTCGGCTGGAAATTCAGCAGCGTTATCATAAGCGCCAATCTTACTGGGCAATTGGCCACTCATTAATACGTATCGACTTGGAGCACATAACGGACTGTTGCAATAAGCGGACTCAAACACGACGCCGCCTGCGGCTAGTTTGTCCAGGTTTGGTGTTTTAGCGGTTTTGCCGCCGTAAATCGACAAAACTGGTGCGGCTAACTGATCGGCCATGATAAATAGAATATTAGGTTTAGATTGGGTCATCGCTATTTGCTCCATTAGTGACACTGGCATTAGCACCGATTATTAACGCAAGTTCGGCTGTTGCCATGTTGTAATTGAGTTGACACTAACACTGGCGAGGTCGGTGATGGAAACGAAAAAAACTCCGTCAGCGTAACTATAAGTTACTCATGAGTATGGCTAGCAAAAAATAACAACCAGTTCATTTTGAAAACGACATTAAATCGAATAAATAGCCGCTGATGTGTCGTTTTACGATAACCTTGCATCAGTGCTAAGTGAATATAATAAGATCAATAAAATGGCTAGTTGGATTAAATGAATTTAAAGATTTAATAATCAGTCTGTTATGAGGCATTGTGGTTCGATGAAAACTTCAGGTAAACTGAGCACTATCCACGAATAAGTCGCCAGCTTTCGTTCAGTAGTTTAGCCATTTCGAACGATAACCTTGTTATTTTTTGACGGGTAAGCGCCGCTAGACCCATTTTGTTGCGTAACTTTTATTGACCCGATATTTCTAATGAATTCTTGTTAGTGAAGTAACTATCAATACCAGGAGAGCAGATGAGAAAACGCCACTCGCTTACCGCACTGCGTGCCTTTGAAGCTGTTGCTCGCCATGGCAGTATTTCTGTTGCTGCGCGCGAACTCATTGTTACCCGTCCTGCGATTAGCAAACAAATTAAGCTATTGGAATCTCAGTTGAATTGCTTGTTGTTATCACGCAGTGGTAATGCCGTGAGTTTAACTGGTGCTGGTGAGGAGCTATTTTTTGGCCTTAATCAAGCCTTTGACTTAATCGCGGTAACGACCGACAGAATTTGTGCGCGTGGACCGCAGGAGCAAAAAGTAAAAATGTTGGTCGAGCGAGATTTTGCCTCTGCTTGGCTAGCGGAGCGTATTGGCCAGTTTTTAGTGTTAAATCCTGGCGTTTCGGTTGAAGTGCAAGCTGAACAAAATGGCTTAATGCACATGGATCAAGATTTTAGTTTCCGGATTCGGTATGGAAAGCTTGGACAAAGTGGACCATTGCTCGATGAGAAAATTCTGCACCGTTGGATTGATATTCCGTTATGCACCCAAGACTATGCGCAGAGACATATTAATAGCGACGAGCAGTTGCACAGCAAATCGTTACATTTTTTAATCGACAGTGGAACCCAAGCTTGGCAAGACTGGTTTCATTTCAGTGATTACTCGATGCCAAAACTTGAACCGCGCAGTACCGTGTTTAACGAAACAAGCTTGTGTTTGTCGGCGGCAATCAGCGGTGGTGGTATTGCAATCGGCAGTTTCTTAGCACTGGGCGCGTTGCAATCAGGTGCGCTTTTTGCACCCTTTAAAGTCGGCATTGAAAGCGAAGAGGCCTATTGTATTCTAACCCCCGCAGGGCGCAGGCTAAGTCAAGCAGAGCGCGCTTTTGAGACATGGCTGCACCAAACAGTTAAGGAATACCAACAACATATTTTGCAGTATTTTGAGCAACAGCAGATTAAGCTGATTAGTCGCGTGGGTTAATTTTTTAATATTCCGATTAATGATTTATCAATCAATCAATCGGTCAACCGTCGCCACCGAGTATGCTCCTCAAATTCAACCGGACATTTGTCTTAAAGGAATTTAAATAAGTGGCATTAATAATTTGGATTAAGTAACGAAGATTTATATTTTAAACGACCAAGTGAGTGCGGTATTATTTTGTAGGTGGTTTTGTTTGGTTTGAGCATGCGTTGGGTGATGTATCAATAATGATGAGTGTTGTGAAAGGTTCGGTAGAGTAGGGCTGGTTATAAAGGGAAGAAGTAAATTACTTTATTACAGACATAAAAAAATCGCCAGTCTTAGCTTATTCTACAAGCTTAAGGGCGATTGATGTATTGTGCTGTAAGTGATTGGATGCGGGAGTAAGATTTGAACTTACGACCTTCGGGTTATGAGCCCGACGAGCTACCAGACTGCTCCATCCCGCAATCACTTTAATTTAACTGTTCAAGTCGCTTTATCTTGTTAGATGCTGCGTCCCGTTCAGATGGCGCTATAATAGCGACATTATGATTTAATGCAACTACTAATTTAAATTAGTTTGCCATCTGTCGCAATATCAAGCGTAACGCTGGTTAATTGCCCTTTTATAGACCAGATAACCGATATACGGGCTAATAAAAGTAATATTAGTATAAATGCAGTAGCTGATTAATCGTAAATTCACCGCCGTGGCCATACTCTAAAATTAGCATCTGTTTTATTTGTTCACTGACGTCATTCGTTACCCCTGCGCGCGTCACTAAACCGTGTTTAATTAATAGCGCTAATTTTTTATCGCTGGCAATGGCTTGTTGTGCCTCACGATAAAAATTTGCTTTGCGTTCATCGACTAATTCGACCAGTAGCCGTTTGACCGCGTGAGCTTGTTGTTGCTTTAACACGACTGTTAGTTGTTGCTTGTTACTTAAGATCATTGGATCCGCAGCCAGCTCGATAAGTGGATGAGCCAGGTGACTTTGGTCGCTTGATTCAACCCGGATATTGGTGGGACGTACTTGCTTGTTAACCGTCAGATAGACCGTTGCCGCGAGCGAATTAGTTTGGTGTTGGATTTGGTACTGATAATCGGAATAAATCGGTATTTGCACGGTTGGTGATAAATGCGCTAAATCATGCGCTAAAGCGTTAGTTTCTTTAAGTTGACGGCGGTCGAGCTTTCGTAAAACATTGAGAGAATGTTGGCGGTCTTGCATTTGATTACTTGTTTGTGCCAGAGAATAATTAGTGGTGGCTAAGTGTTGCTCTAATTGTAATTTTTTGGATGCGGTTAAGCCGCTGGCGCTAAGCTGAGTCATTAGTGAGTTAGTTTGTGAAATTAATTGGTTCTTTTTACTTTGTAGCTGGTTTACCTTTCGATATAAATAATCAATCTTATGACTGTTGTTATGTTCTTGAGCTGCGTTATGGGCGATCGATCTTTGGATCTCAATTAGCTCTGGATTGATGATGGTTTCACTGCCACTGATGTATTTCGTTTGCAAGGTGGTGCTTGACTGCTCAATTTCATAAACTGGAGTCGATTGGGTAAAGCGTAAAACCCTGGCATAACGCTGCGTTGACAGGAGTAAGCCGTCAATGTCGCTGATCTGGTGCGGCATAATATTAATGCCTTTGCCCGCTAATGACACATCCAGCACGCTTTGAGCTCTTAATTTCAGATAAAGCGCTTTATAGCGACTATTAGCTGTTGGGCTGCGGGTTATTTGAAAAACTTTGCTGTAAAGCAGCAGGGCTTTTTCTAATTGTTGGTTTTGCTGAGCCAGCGCAGCTTGTTGCGCCAGGTTGTTGGCCCAAGCGTTTAGCTGGGTTGTGGCAAGGATAAGTTGTTGGGCGGTTTCTTGATTGTCGGGTTCTTCTTTTACAGCGGCACTAAATTTGTCAACGGCCAGCTCAAATTGCTGCTGGCTCATAAATTGTTGCCCGGCATCAACGAGGTTTTGGTGGGCGCAGCCGCTAAGAAAAAACACGCTAGCGAATAGGCTGAAAATGATACGTTGTTGTTTTATATATCCGAACTTGACCACTTAATTGCCCTTTTCTAATTATCTCAATGACTTATGATAAACGTACTGGCTGAACTGAAACTGAGTGAACATCATAACCCAAAGGTTTAATCGTCACGACAGTTTGTTTTTGTGAGTTAGCTTGCTTTGGCGTGTCTCGAGCGTCACGTTTTATCAAGCACAAGTGACCACTTAATTAATCGGATTGGTATTTATTAAGCTGATGCGACATCAATAAGAGCTAGCGGGGAATTAAAGTCGATTAGTTTAGCGCGGGTTGCACTATCTTTTGATCGGTTTCTAAACACCAAGCCGTTAGTTCGTTACCCCATAAGCAGCCAGTATCTAAAGCAATGGCATTGGCATGGTTAGTGTGACCGAGCAGTGACGCCCAATGACCAAAAACGACTCGAGTTTTATCTAGGCTGGCGTTTTCTAGTGAAAACCATGGCACAAGTTCGGCAACTTTAAGTTCGCTTGGCGGGCAATTTTGGATGAAATCTAAACTGCCATCATTAAAGCAATAACGCATTCTGGTTAATGCATTAATGGTGTATATCCATCGCTGCTGTGGCGAGTCACAAGCAAACCAGTTATTTGGTTGGTTGTTATACATTGCTTGAAGCAATTGTGAAAAATCGGGCTGTTGCAGTTGATGCTCAACCTCAAGCGCGGCTTGCTTGGCGCTGCTCAAATTCCATTGTGGTGATAATCCAGCGTGAGTCAATATGAGCTGGTGCTCGGGTTGCGCGATTAATAATGGCTGAGTCCTAAGGTAGTCGACGAAGTAGTCTAATTTAGGTGAAGCCAGTAATTGGTCGAACTTATCGCTCGGTTTTGCTGATTTAATTGCGCGGCTAATCGCCAAGAAGTGCAGGTCGTGATTACCTAAAACTGTTTGAATTGAATCGGGGTGAGCCGTTACATACTCAAGCGTTGCTAGCGCTTTGGGCCCACGACCAATTAAATCACCGGTTAAAAATAAGCTATCGCGGCCGTGCTCAAAGTTGATTTTAGCGAGTAATAAACTAAATTCATCGAAACAGCCTTGAATGTCGCCGATGAAGTAACTGGCCATGTTAGTGAATAGCGCCCGGCAGTGCTAGACGAAATGGCGCAACGGCCACCTCTATTAACGCATCATCTTCAACTTGCATAATAAAGTGGCCATGCATGGTGCCGACCGAAGTCGTTAAATGACAACCGCTGTTGTATTCAAAACCCTGATCGCGGGTCAACACCGGCTGTTGGCCAATGACACCGTCACCAGTGACTTCACTTTGCTGGCCATCGCCATCGGTAATTACCCAATGACGACGCAATAACTGAACTTTATAATCACTGTCGTTGCTTAGCTCAATGTGATACCCAAACAAATATTGCACCACACCTTCAGCGTCAGTGCGCTGGTCAATAAAGTAAGGCGCGACATCGACTGTTATTTGCTCGGTAATTAGGTTCAGTTCAGCAGGGGTCATTAGGCGCTCTTATTGCTTTTTTTATCGGTAATAAGGTTAGCTAAAGCTACAAATTGTTCGACTGATACTTGCTCAGCTCGCAATTCTGGTGCGACGCCAACAGCCATTAATTCGTCAACAGTTAAGGTGCCTTTTAGGCTGTTACGAATAGTTTTACGGCGCTGTGAGAAAGCCTGGGCACAGATATGCTGTAAACAAGCGAAATCTTTGGCAGGGAAAGGCAGTTCAACGTACGGCTCAAGGCGTACTACTGCTGAATCAACCTTAGGCGCCGGCACGAAACAATGTGGTCCCACTTCAATCACGGGGATGATGTTACAAAAATACTGTGCCATCACACTTAAGCGGCCGTACGACTTGCTGTTAGGCGCGGCGCACAAACGCAATACCACTTCTTTTTGCAGCATAAAGTGCATGTTTTCGATCATTCCCGTTTGTTCAAATAAATGAAACATTAGTGGGGTTGATATATTGTAAGGCAGGTTACCGAACACTTTAAGTTTTTGACCATCGGTCACTAAAGCCGAAAAATCAAACTTAAGCGCATCACCCTGATGAATGGTTAATTTTTTACCCAAAACTGGATGGTGTTCAAGTCTGCGGGCTAAATCACGGTCAAGCTCAACCACTGACATGTGATCTACTTTAGCCGCTACAGGCTCGGTTAAGGCACCAAGACCGGGTCCGATCTCAACTAAATGATCTCCAGGTAGCGGGTTTATGGCAGCCACGATATTGTCAATCACGCCCTGATCATTAAGGAAGTTTTGTCCAAAACGTTTTCGAGCTGTATGCCCTTGGTGTACTTTGCTATTCATCTTAATTCTTCACTGCAAGTTTTATGGCTTCGTTAATCGCGACTATCATACTGCCACTATCTGCTCGGCCGGTACCAGCCAAATCAAGGGCGGTGCCATGATCGACTGATGTTCTAATAAAAGGTAACCCTAGGGTTATATTAACGGCTTTGCCAAAACCTTTGTGTTTCAATACTGGCAAGCCTTGATCGTGAAACATTGATAATACAACATCGGCATCGTCGAGGTATTTATCCTGAAACAAAGTGTCGGCCGGTAAAGGACCAACAATGTCCATGCCTTCTTCGCGTAATTGCTCAAGGGCAGGGCTAATTATTTCAATTTCTTCTCGGCCTAAGTGACCGTCTTCTCCGGCGTGCGGATTTAATCCACAAACATAAATACGCGGATTACTAATGCCAAATTTATTAACTAAATCAGTATGTAATATCCGAGTAACATTAACAACACGGTCAAAGGTGATTGCCTTTGACACATAAGCTAGCGGCAAGTGAGTGGTCACTAATGCAACTCGTAATCCTTCGGTCGCCAATAACATCACCACATTTGGGGTATTTGATTGTTGAGCAAAAAATTCGGTATGACCGCTAAACGCAATACCCGATTTATTGATTATACCCTTATGAACGGGTCCTGTAACGACTGCGGCAAATTCACTGGCAATATTGTGATCGCAGGCAAATTGCAGCGTTTGCAATACGTAACTTCCGTTTTGCTCGTTCAGCTCACCACAGACCACTGGCTGCGCCAAATCAATGTGATGCACGGTTAAGGTACCAGCCGATTGCGGCTGGGCCGGTAGGTTCTTATCATAATCACGCAGGGTTAACGCTAGGCCTAATTTTTCGGCGCGTTCGATAAGCAAATTTCTATCGGCGACAACGACGATTTCAACTGGCCAATCTTGTTGTGCAATTACAATGGCTAAGTCTGGGCCGATGCCTGCAGGTTCCCCTGTCGTCAGTGCGATACGTATTGTCAAAGTGTGATCCTTACTTAGAGTTAATTGGCAGTCGCTAATACGTCAATATAGGCTTGAGCACGCAGCTCTCGCGACCACGCTGCACTTTCTTCTGTAAATTTTCGGTTAAATATCAGCTGATAAGCTCTATTTTTTACAAATTTGTCAGTTGCGTCGATGTCACGGCGGCCAATAAATTCGATTAAATGCCAACCATGAACCGTTTTAAATACTCGGCTTAGCTCGCCTTTTTTATTCAGTGTGGCTAAGGTCTTTTTAAATGCTGGTACGTACGCGCTAGGGTCGTTCCAGCCAAGCTCACCGCCTTTAATCGCTGAACCAGGATCGGCTGAGTGTTTCTTGGCTAGCTCGTTAAAGGTTGCGCTGCCATTGCTCACTTGTTTCGATAAATCTTCAAGCAGGTCTTTCGCGCGCTCATCACTTAAAATGATCGATGGTTTAATGAGAATGTGGCGAGCATTGACTTCAGTTACTTCAACTTGTTGCTGGCCTTTAATATCGAGAATGGTCAAGATATGGTAACCATTGCCGCTGCGAATAGGGCCAATGATGGCGCCTTTAGCTTGGTCTTTTACTGCATCGGTAAACAAGGTTGGCATTTCGTTAATGTTCATGAAACCCCAATCGCCTCCTTCCAGCGCTTTTGGCCCTGAAGAGGCTGTAATCGCGATATGGGCAAAATCATCACCTTGCTTAAGCAAGTTGATAACTTTATCGGCACGCTCGCGTGATGCTTGTTGATCAAGGCCTGAATTTTGATTGTTATTGGCAATCAAAATATGTCCAATTCTGTACTCAGTATTGGTACGGCCGTGTTCGGCTAGGGTTTGTACTAAGTTGTCGACTTCTTGGTCTGAAATATTAATGCGACGACGCACGGCAATTCGTTCAACCTGACTGAGCAAAATCTCACTGCGGATCGATTCGCGATAATTAACAAAACTTTCACCGTTGCGTTCTATTATATTTTTGAGCTGAGCAACCGTTAACTTTTGTTCGTCAGCGATCCCCGCAATGGTTTGATCGACTTGAGTATCACCAATGCGGACACCGAAACGCTGGGCCATTTGTTCTTTTAATACCTTATCAATTAGGCGTTCAGTGGCTTGAGTTCGTAATACATTGTCTGACGGTAGCTGTTTGTTGGCCGCCGCAGAGCGCTGCTTAACATTATTGACTAAAGCCGTGATCTCACTCTGGAGCACGACACCGTCATTGACAATAATTGATATTTTATCCAAAGGTTGCGCCGCGTTGGTTAACATGGTTGTGCCTGTTAACGCGGCTGCTAAAAAAATATGTGATAGCTTCATCTACTTTCCATTACTGAACATTTTGACTTCATTTATCTTAGAGATAGTCAAAGTGCATGGTTAATTATTTAAATAATAGGGTTCTCGATAACCAAATTGACCGTTCTCGAGCATCTCTGTTGCTTGAAGTTTTTGCTGGCTGCCTAAGCCTTTAATTTGAAAACTAAATGAAACGCCAGTATCAAAAGTGGTGCTAGCACTGGTGCTACTGCTGTCCTCATAATTTGTATTTAGCTGACGATAGGCTTGAAGTCTGATTGACCAGCAGCAAGACTCATATTGCAGACCAATAAGACTCTCAATAGTTCGATGCAGATTGATATCACGGTAATAATTTCCGACGAAGGTCCAGTCGTTATTAATTGGCCATATGGCTTGTATGCCTAACTGATCGACTTGTGAGTCACTGATGTCTCGGACGTAACGATGACTTATTTGAATTAATTTGTTGTGCGCTCGTCGGTATTCAAGGCTAATTTTGTTTTGATTAATTGCATCATATTCTTCATTGAGCTGCACTGAGCCACTGAAATACCACTGATCACTTGCTCTAAAGTCAATTTCACCGGCTAATGCCGAGGTGCTCGATGTATCGCTATCAGCCTCGGTGCCGTCTAGTGTTGTTTGGCTTTGACTAAAATAATAGATTTGGCCGACACTGACCTTTAATTTCTCTTGGTTGTTGCTGTCGATAAATCGGTTGGTAACACCTAAGGTCATTTGATTGGCGTCTGCAATTCGGTCGAGCCCGCTGAAACGACGAGACCGAAATAAGCCAAAATAATCTTCAGAGAGCAAGGCGGTATCGTACAGCCCGATATCGGATTGATCTTTAAATGGTACATATAAATATTGAATTTGTGGTTCAATGGTTTGAAAATAATCGCGACCAAACAATGAGGTTTCACGTTCAAAGTTAAGGTTGGAATTGATTCTAAGTTGCGGCACAGTTCGGCTAATTGACTCGTTTGAACTGTCGCTTGAATTTTTTTGCTGGTACCAAGTTTGATGCAGCGTCAGCTCGGTGGTAAAACTGCCTGCGGCATAATCGATTGGCAGTCTCAGAATTGGTTCAAGATGTACTCTGGCAGCATCGTCTTCTGAGGTCGATGTATTTTTAAAATAACTAAACTCTGAAAAAATATCATATTCAAGATATTTTGCTAACGTGTTGTTGTAGCTATTAAAGCTTAGCTGAGGTAAAAGCTGGTATGGGGTGTCTTCAGTGCCAAATACGTCAATGTCTTGAATCTTGATTGCCGTAGTCCAGTTGTCCTTAAAATAACTTAACGACGCATAATTGGTGATTTGACTGTCCGAACTACTGCCATAATCACTGCCGATGGTATTGAAATAATTATCGTCACTTAGCTTGGTATAACTCGCCGTCACGCGCCAGTTGTTATCTATTTTACCACTATGGCTCCAGTGGAATAAATAACGCTCGCTATCATCGGCTGCTTTGTCTGAAGGTAAAAATTCAAGATTAAATAAACCCTGCTGATCTTCAACCAAGTAGCGAAACTCGGTGGTTAACTGCAGGCCGTGATTAGTCATAATCCGCGGCGTTAGGGTTAAATCATATTCCGGTGCAATATTCCAATAATACGGCACACTAATATCAATGCCGTTGTTGCTGCTACTGCCAATGCTCGGGTAAAGCAGGCCGCTGGCACGCTTGTCTGAAATCGGAAGGCTAAGGTAAGGGAAATAAAACACAGGAACTTCAAATACCTCTAAAGTAGCTTGGCGTATTATCGCGCGCTCTTTAGCGGCATCTATCGTAATTTTCTTGGCCCGCAGCGACCAATCTGGCCGGTCACCGGCACAGGTTGTTAATAACGCTTTATCGAGGATAAGAAAACGACTATTGATAACACGAAATTTATCCGCCTTACCGTTAATGCTTTGGCCATTGAACCAGTATTTACTATTGACTAATTCAGTATTTTTACCATCGAGAGAACTGCGTAAAGAATCACTGGTTAATGTAATTTGGTCGTCTTGATAATGGAGGTTACCAGATGCAATAAAGCTGTTACTTTCGCGATCAATCTCAGCACGTTGAGCATTAATGTAGGTCTTGCCACGAATTAACTCGACATTGCCTTGGTAAGACAATTGATTGGGGTAATTAATTTCGGTAGTGTCCGAAATCACAAATAATTTATTTGGATTAGTCAGTTGCTCTAACGTTGGCAATTGCGATGGCGCCAAGCGTGGTGAGTTTATATGACACTGTGCCGCTGTTGGAA
Encoded proteins:
- the apaG gene encoding Co2+/Mg2+ efflux protein ApaG codes for the protein MTPAELNLITEQITVDVAPYFIDQRTDAEGVVQYLFGYHIELSNDSDYKVQLLRRHWVITDGDGQQSEVTGDGVIGQQPVLTRDQGFEYNSGCHLTTSVGTMHGHFIMQVEDDALIEVAVAPFRLALPGAIH
- a CDS encoding symmetrical bis(5'-nucleosyl)-tetraphosphatase; translation: MASYFIGDIQGCFDEFSLLLAKINFEHGRDSLFLTGDLIGRGPKALATLEYVTAHPDSIQTVLGNHDLHFLAISRAIKSAKPSDKFDQLLASPKLDYFVDYLRTQPLLIAQPEHQLILTHAGLSPQWNLSSAKQAALEVEHQLQQPDFSQLLQAMYNNQPNNWFACDSPQQRWIYTINALTRMRYCFNDGSLDFIQNCPPSELKVAELVPWFSLENASLDKTRVVFGHWASLLGHTNHANAIALDTGCLWGNELTAWCLETDQKIVQPALN
- a CDS encoding LysR family transcriptional regulator, producing MRKRHSLTALRAFEAVARHGSISVAARELIVTRPAISKQIKLLESQLNCLLLSRSGNAVSLTGAGEELFFGLNQAFDLIAVTTDRICARGPQEQKVKMLVERDFASAWLAERIGQFLVLNPGVSVEVQAEQNGLMHMDQDFSFRIRYGKLGQSGPLLDEKILHRWIDIPLCTQDYAQRHINSDEQLHSKSLHFLIDSGTQAWQDWFHFSDYSMPKLEPRSTVFNETSLCLSAAISGGGIAIGSFLALGALQSGALFAPFKVGIESEEAYCILTPAGRRLSQAERAFETWLHQTVKEYQQHILQYFEQQQIKLISRVG
- the surA gene encoding peptidylprolyl isomerase SurA, which encodes MKLSHIFLAAALTGTTMLTNAAQPLDKISIIVNDGVVLQSEITALVNNVKQRSAAANKQLPSDNVLRTQATERLIDKVLKEQMAQRFGVRIGDTQVDQTIAGIADEQKLTVAQLKNIIERNGESFVNYRESIRSEILLSQVERIAVRRRINISDQEVDNLVQTLAEHGRTNTEYRIGHILIANNNQNSGLDQQASRERADKVINLLKQGDDFAHIAITASSGPKALEGGDWGFMNINEMPTLFTDAVKDQAKGAIIGPIRSGNGYHILTILDIKGQQQVEVTEVNARHILIKPSIILSDERAKDLLEDLSKQVSNGSATFNELAKKHSADPGSAIKGGELGWNDPSAYVPAFKKTLATLNKKGELSRVFKTVHGWHLIEFIGRRDIDATDKFVKNRAYQLIFNRKFTEESAAWSRELRAQAYIDVLATAN
- the pdxA gene encoding 4-hydroxythreonine-4-phosphate dehydrogenase PdxA, whose product is MTIRIALTTGEPAGIGPDLAIVIAQQDWPVEIVVVADRNLLIERAEKLGLALTLRDYDKNLPAQPQSAGTLTVHHIDLAQPVVCGELNEQNGSYVLQTLQFACDHNIASEFAAVVTGPVHKGIINKSGIAFSGHTEFFAQQSNTPNVVMLLATEGLRVALVTTHLPLAYVSKAITFDRVVNVTRILHTDLVNKFGISNPRIYVCGLNPHAGEDGHLGREEIEIISPALEQLREEGMDIVGPLPADTLFQDKYLDDADVVLSMFHDQGLPVLKHKGFGKAVNITLGLPFIRTSVDHGTALDLAGTGRADSGSMIVAINEAIKLAVKN
- the lptD gene encoding LPS assembly protein LptD — encoded protein: MQILILLALVLFSYNAFAQTDDFPTAAQCHINSPRLAPSQLPTLEQLTNPNKLFVISDTTEINYPNQLSYQGNVELIRGKTYINAQRAEIDRESNSFIASGNLHYQDDQITLTSDSLRSSLDGKNTELVNSKYWFNGQSINGKADKFRVINSRFLILDKALLTTCAGDRPDWSLRAKKITIDAAKERAIIRQATLEVFEVPVFYFPYLSLPISDKRASGLLYPSIGSSSNNGIDISVPYYWNIAPEYDLTLTPRIMTNHGLQLTTEFRYLVEDQQGLFNLEFLPSDKAADDSERYLFHWSHSGKIDNNWRVTASYTKLSDDNYFNTIGSDYGSSSDSQITNYASLSYFKDNWTTAIKIQDIDVFGTEDTPYQLLPQLSFNSYNNTLAKYLEYDIFSEFSYFKNTSTSEDDAARVHLEPILRLPIDYAAGSFTTELTLHQTWYQQKNSSDSSNESISRTVPQLRINSNLNFERETSLFGRDYFQTIEPQIQYLYVPFKDQSDIGLYDTALLSEDYFGLFRSRRFSGLDRIADANQMTLGVTNRFIDSNNQEKLKVSVGQIYYFSQSQTTLDGTEADSDTSSTSALAGEIDFRASDQWYFSGSVQLNEEYDAINQNKISLEYRRAHNKLIQISHRYVRDISDSQVDQLGIQAIWPINNDWTFVGNYYRDINLHRTIESLIGLQYESCCWSIRLQAYRQLNTNYEDSSSTSASTTFDTGVSFSFQIKGLGSQQKLQATEMLENGQFGYREPYYLNN
- the rsmA gene encoding 16S rRNA (adenine(1518)-N(6)/adenine(1519)-N(6))-dimethyltransferase RsmA; translated protein: MNSKVHQGHTARKRFGQNFLNDQGVIDNIVAAINPLPGDHLVEIGPGLGALTEPVAAKVDHMSVVELDRDLARRLEHHPVLGKKLTIHQGDALKFDFSALVTDGQKLKVFGNLPYNISTPLMFHLFEQTGMIENMHFMLQKEVVLRLCAAPNSKSYGRLSVMAQYFCNIIPVIEVGPHCFVPAPKVDSAVVRLEPYVELPFPAKDFACLQHICAQAFSQRRKTIRNSLKGTLTVDELMAVGVAPELRAEQVSVEQFVALANLITDKKSNKSA